A portion of the Homalodisca vitripennis isolate AUS2020 chromosome 2, UT_GWSS_2.1, whole genome shotgun sequence genome contains these proteins:
- the LOC124353669 gene encoding oocyte zinc finger protein XlCOF6-like isoform X1, whose translation MDAVNISSLASDVLRIFDRTLNFFQNVGILQAFSFSHSEVFYSPTAEKYLENFIALLGEVRDVLGKLQGMQELQKQPKPMEVVAPPPATLVGGELLTASQLMSSAAAMFVTDQLITPHDFITPITILGGDYEPEIVPEPPTHSSWTAPEDKDEPDQDQEKDQDDSPEKPPVTKERYPCPVCEKVLGSKTSLKFHQATHTGQKLFCCEHCGKLFTTNLNLAAHLTRQHNLNTESANSCKECGKLFVRKSALETHMKCHLGVKPWACGVCSKTFTQKVTRDTHQLTHTRDYRFICDECEKPFPTQAKLNYHSKTHREPQFSCNLCSKKFATRQYLNAHYRTHDLQRSETAHCRLDTVSTQLVENTYSCSQCNRSFPSQHTLSQHAQRHNPLSTRYRCSEKRKMAPRQKHPCGVCGKEFLLKASLAHHHRQKHASGLSERQRRPFSCQLCHKTFTLRAKARLHMQIHTQAAQHGCTVCGRMFRRKDCLQRHLIVHAGQTLSLPCDMCGHISASPAAHRQHAHSHNHYKCDRCQKSFKSKTALDYHTQTHDGQFKYQCSFCGKQFVRKCHYQGHLLSHSTDRPYKCDTCGKGFKDNKTCREHSKRVHASQLVHNTAAEQLSANQMAPTEITGNDMTASQMAIHTLLAGDDATYGQTYDQFQACVQLQ comes from the exons ATGGATGCAGTCAATATAAGTAGCTTGGCTAGTGACGTTCTCCGTATATTTGACAGAACTCTAAATTTC tttcaaaatgTGGGAATTCTGCAAGCCTTCTCTTTCAGCCACTCTGAAGTCTTCTACAGCCCTACTGCTGAGAAATACTTAGAGAATTTTATTGCCTTGTTAGGAGAAGTTAGG GATGTTCTGGGTAAGCTGCAAGGCATGCAGGAGTTGCAGAAGCAGCCGAAGCCGATGGAAGTGGTTGCACCGCCCCCTGCCACTCTGGTGGGTGGCGAACTGCTCACAGCCTCACAGCTGATGTCCAGTGCGGCAGCCATGTTTGTCACTGATCAGCTGATAACTCCTCATGATTTCATCACTCCTATAACGATATTGGGTGGCGACTATGAACCCGAGATCGTCCCAGAGCCGCCAACCCATTCGTCATGGACAGCACCAGAAGATAAG GATGAGCCTGATCAGGACCAGGAGAAGGATCAGGATGACAGTCCAGAGAAGCCTCCTGTGACCAAGGAACGCTATCCTTGTCCTGTATGTGAGAAAGTCCTCGGGTCCAAGACCAGTCTCAAGTTTCACCAGGCAACTCACACAG GGCAAAAGTTATTCTGTTGTGAGCACTGCGGGAAACTGTTTACAACCAACCTGAACTTGGCGGCTCACCTGACGAGGCAACATAACCTCAATACCGAGTCAGCCAATTCTTGCA AGGAGTGCGGGAAGCTGTTTGTCCGCAAGTCAGCATTGGAGACACACATGAAGTGCCACCTGGGAGTGAAGCCATGGGCTTGCGGAGTTTGTAGCAAAACGTTCACGCAGAAGGTAACGCGGGACACCCACCAGCTGACTCACACTA GAGACTACAGGTTCATATGTGACGAGTGTGAGAAACCTTTTCCGACCCAGGCGAAGCTCAACTACCACAGCAAG ACACACAGAGAGCCGCAGTTCTCTTGTAATCTGTGCAGCAAGAAGTTTGCGACCAGACAGTACCTCAATGCTCACTATCGCACTCACGACTTGCAGCGCTCGGAGACGGCTCACTGTCGACTTGACACTGTCTCCACTCAG CTGGTGGAAAACACGTACAGTTGCAGTCAATGTAATCGCAGTTTCCCCAGTCAGCACACACTCTCTCAGCACGCGCAGAGGCACAACCCGTTGTCTACTCGCTACCGATGTTCCGAGAAACGGAAGATGGCTCCCAGGCA GAAGCATCCCTGTGGCGTCTGCGGTAAAGAGTTCCTGCTGAAAGCAAGCCTCGCCCACCACCACAGACAGAAGCATGCTAGCGGACTGAGTGAGAGACAGCGAAGACCTTTCAGCTGCCAGTTGTGCCATAAGACTTTCACACTCCGTGCCAAGGCTAGGCTACACATGCAGATACATACACAG GCGGCCCAGCACGGATGCACCGTGTGTGGGCGGATGTTCCGTCGCAAGGACTGTCTGCAGCGACACCTGATTGTACATGCAGGCCAGACGCTATCACTACCCTGTGACATGTGCGGACACATCAGCGCCAGCCCGGCCGCGCACCGGCAGCACGCTCACTCTCACAACCACTACAAGTGTGACCGCTGCCAGAAATCGTTCAAGAGTAAGACTGCGCTGGATTACCACACACAGACTCACGACGGGCAGTTCAA GTACCAGTGTTCTTTCTGCGGAAAGCAGTTTGTGCGCAAATGTCACTACCAGGGCCACCTGCTGTCGCACTCCACGGATCGGCCGTACAAGTGCGACACTTGCGGCAAGGGTTTCAAGGACAACAAGACCTGTCGGGAGCACAGCAAGCGTGTCCATGCTTCCCAGCTGGTCCACAACACTG CAGCGGAGCAACTGTCAGCCAATCAGATGGCTCCGACAGAGATCACAGGAAATGATATGACAGCGAGTCAAATGGCCATTCATACACTTTTGGCTGGTGATGATGCTACTTATGGACAAACCTACGATCAGTTCCAGGCGTGTGTGCAGCTCCAGTAG
- the LOC124353668 gene encoding uncharacterized protein LOC124353668 isoform X2 yields the protein MLQDSGVFEMLTLAQELGVEELRATCEDHVTSTLSVLNACTFLAAAMEIQDRPAGKGAKTFVDRCVSYIGENALECIKTNAFLNLPKDALVKLISSDCLALEEEDVWRGVLAWAKYAAGVTQPTTHWAEEERARVCQHLSGVINHVRLLLIDSQVFAEEVEPTGAVPMELSLERYRYAALPNKFRERSEDKRLQPRVSLKLFPGSQILIQEKTSYQRLLNQWYGSSKQVWRLVYRASSHGYSAEAFHRQCDGVAPTYVIVTGARGEVCGGFSDMPWGKTNTKGHYIPSDRAFLFTLTNNQDLPPTKYNIIKKPFAICYHPDCGPIFGAGADLLIASNCNTNMDSYSNLPHSYDGENASSSVLMGDYNFSVLDYEIFTPVGK from the exons ATGCTGCAAGACAGTGGTGTATTCGAGATGCTCACCCTGGCGCAGGAACTTGGCGTAGAGGAGCTTCGAGCTACGTGTGAGGATCATGTGACCTCAACCCTCTCAGTGCTCAATGCTTGTACTTTTCTAGCAGCTGCCATGGAGATTCAAGACAGGCCTGCAG GCAAGGGAGCTAAGACCTTTGTGGACCGTTGCGTCTCTTACATTGGAGAGAATGCCCTGGAGTGTATCAAGACAAATGCTTTCCTCAACTTGCCCAAAGATGCTTTGGTTAAACTCATCTCTTCTGATTGC CTGGCACTGGAGGAGGAGGATGTGTGGCGTGGTGTGCTGGCATGGGCCAAATATGCGGCTGGAGTTACGCAGCCGACAACCCATTGGGCAGAAGAAGAACGGGCCAGGGTATGCCAACATTTGTCCGGGGTCATCAACCATGTGCGACTTCTGCTGATAG ATAGCCAAGTGTTTGCTGAAGAGGTAGAACCGACAGGAGCAGTGCCGATGGAATTATCTCTGGAACGCTATCGCTACGCTGCACTTCCCAACAAGTTCCGTGAGAGATCGGAGGACAAGCGTCTCCAACCAAGAGTATCTCTCAAACTGTTCCCTGGCTCACAGATACTTATACAG GAGAAGACATCTTACCAGCGCCTCCTGAATCAGTGGTACGGCAGCAGCAAACAAGTCTGGCGGCTGGTCTACCGAGCGTCCAGCCACGGCTACTCGGCTGAGGCTTTCCACCGTCAGTGTGATGGTGTGGCCCCCACTTACGTCATTGTCACG GGAGCAAGAGGAGAGGTTTGTGGAGGGTTCAGTGACATGCCCTGGGGCAAGACCAACACCAAGGGTCATTACATTCCCTCGGACCGAGCCTTCCTCTTCACCCTCACCAACAACCAGGATCTCCCGCCCACCAAGTACAACATCATCAAGAAGCCCTTTGCAATCTGCTACCACCCAGA CTGTGGCCCAATATTTGGTGCTGGAGCTGATCTGCTAATAGCCAGCAACTGTAACACCAACATGGACTCCTACTCTAACCTCCCCCACTCCTACGATGGGGAGAACGCCTCCAGCTCTGTCCTCATGGGCGACTACAACTTCAGCGTCCTTGACTATGAGATCTTCACACCGGTTGGGAAGTAG
- the LOC124353669 gene encoding oocyte zinc finger protein XlCOF6-like isoform X2, producing MDAVNISSLASDVLRIFDRTLNFFQNVGILQAFSFSHSEVFYSPTAEKYLENFIALLGEVRDVLGKLQGMQELQKQPKPMEVVAPPPATLVGGELLTASQLMSSAAAMFVTDQLITPHDFITPITILGGDYEPEIVPEPPTHSSWTAPEDKDEPDQDQEKDQDDSPEKPPVTKERYPCPVCEKVLGSKTSLKFHQATHTGQKLFCCEHCGKLFTTNLNLAAHLTRQHNLNTESANSCKECGKLFVRKSALETHMKCHLGVKPWACGVCSKTFTQKVTRDTHQLTHTRDYRFICDECEKPFPTQAKLNYHSKTHREPQFSCNLCSKKFATRQYLNAHYRTHDLQRSETAHCRLDTVSTQLVENTYSCSQCNRSFPSQHTLSQHAQRHNPLSTRYRCSEKRKMAPRQKHPCGVCGKEFLLKASLAHHHRQKHASGLSERQRRPFSCQLCHKTFTLRAKARLHMQIHTQAAQHGCTVCGRMFRRKDCLQRHLIVHAGQTLSLPCDMCGHISASPAAHRQHAHSHNHYKCDRCQKSFKSKTALDYHTQTHDGQFKYQCSFCGKQFVRKCHYQGHLLSHSTDRPYKCDTCGKGFKDNKTCREHSKRVHASQLVHNTAEQLSANQMAPTEITGNDMTASQMAIHTLLAGDDATYGQTYDQFQACVQLQ from the exons ATGGATGCAGTCAATATAAGTAGCTTGGCTAGTGACGTTCTCCGTATATTTGACAGAACTCTAAATTTC tttcaaaatgTGGGAATTCTGCAAGCCTTCTCTTTCAGCCACTCTGAAGTCTTCTACAGCCCTACTGCTGAGAAATACTTAGAGAATTTTATTGCCTTGTTAGGAGAAGTTAGG GATGTTCTGGGTAAGCTGCAAGGCATGCAGGAGTTGCAGAAGCAGCCGAAGCCGATGGAAGTGGTTGCACCGCCCCCTGCCACTCTGGTGGGTGGCGAACTGCTCACAGCCTCACAGCTGATGTCCAGTGCGGCAGCCATGTTTGTCACTGATCAGCTGATAACTCCTCATGATTTCATCACTCCTATAACGATATTGGGTGGCGACTATGAACCCGAGATCGTCCCAGAGCCGCCAACCCATTCGTCATGGACAGCACCAGAAGATAAG GATGAGCCTGATCAGGACCAGGAGAAGGATCAGGATGACAGTCCAGAGAAGCCTCCTGTGACCAAGGAACGCTATCCTTGTCCTGTATGTGAGAAAGTCCTCGGGTCCAAGACCAGTCTCAAGTTTCACCAGGCAACTCACACAG GGCAAAAGTTATTCTGTTGTGAGCACTGCGGGAAACTGTTTACAACCAACCTGAACTTGGCGGCTCACCTGACGAGGCAACATAACCTCAATACCGAGTCAGCCAATTCTTGCA AGGAGTGCGGGAAGCTGTTTGTCCGCAAGTCAGCATTGGAGACACACATGAAGTGCCACCTGGGAGTGAAGCCATGGGCTTGCGGAGTTTGTAGCAAAACGTTCACGCAGAAGGTAACGCGGGACACCCACCAGCTGACTCACACTA GAGACTACAGGTTCATATGTGACGAGTGTGAGAAACCTTTTCCGACCCAGGCGAAGCTCAACTACCACAGCAAG ACACACAGAGAGCCGCAGTTCTCTTGTAATCTGTGCAGCAAGAAGTTTGCGACCAGACAGTACCTCAATGCTCACTATCGCACTCACGACTTGCAGCGCTCGGAGACGGCTCACTGTCGACTTGACACTGTCTCCACTCAG CTGGTGGAAAACACGTACAGTTGCAGTCAATGTAATCGCAGTTTCCCCAGTCAGCACACACTCTCTCAGCACGCGCAGAGGCACAACCCGTTGTCTACTCGCTACCGATGTTCCGAGAAACGGAAGATGGCTCCCAGGCA GAAGCATCCCTGTGGCGTCTGCGGTAAAGAGTTCCTGCTGAAAGCAAGCCTCGCCCACCACCACAGACAGAAGCATGCTAGCGGACTGAGTGAGAGACAGCGAAGACCTTTCAGCTGCCAGTTGTGCCATAAGACTTTCACACTCCGTGCCAAGGCTAGGCTACACATGCAGATACATACACAG GCGGCCCAGCACGGATGCACCGTGTGTGGGCGGATGTTCCGTCGCAAGGACTGTCTGCAGCGACACCTGATTGTACATGCAGGCCAGACGCTATCACTACCCTGTGACATGTGCGGACACATCAGCGCCAGCCCGGCCGCGCACCGGCAGCACGCTCACTCTCACAACCACTACAAGTGTGACCGCTGCCAGAAATCGTTCAAGAGTAAGACTGCGCTGGATTACCACACACAGACTCACGACGGGCAGTTCAA GTACCAGTGTTCTTTCTGCGGAAAGCAGTTTGTGCGCAAATGTCACTACCAGGGCCACCTGCTGTCGCACTCCACGGATCGGCCGTACAAGTGCGACACTTGCGGCAAGGGTTTCAAGGACAACAAGACCTGTCGGGAGCACAGCAAGCGTGTCCATGCTTCCCAGCTGGTCCACAACACTG CGGAGCAACTGTCAGCCAATCAGATGGCTCCGACAGAGATCACAGGAAATGATATGACAGCGAGTCAAATGGCCATTCATACACTTTTGGCTGGTGATGATGCTACTTATGGACAAACCTACGATCAGTTCCAGGCGTGTGTGCAGCTCCAGTAG
- the LOC124353668 gene encoding uncharacterized protein LOC124353668 isoform X1, with protein MLQDSGVFEMLTLAQELGVEELRATCEDHVTSTLSVLNACTFLAAAMEIQDRPAGGKGAKTFVDRCVSYIGENALECIKTNAFLNLPKDALVKLISSDCLALEEEDVWRGVLAWAKYAAGVTQPTTHWAEEERARVCQHLSGVINHVRLLLIDSQVFAEEVEPTGAVPMELSLERYRYAALPNKFRERSEDKRLQPRVSLKLFPGSQILIQEKTSYQRLLNQWYGSSKQVWRLVYRASSHGYSAEAFHRQCDGVAPTYVIVTGARGEVCGGFSDMPWGKTNTKGHYIPSDRAFLFTLTNNQDLPPTKYNIIKKPFAICYHPDCGPIFGAGADLLIASNCNTNMDSYSNLPHSYDGENASSSVLMGDYNFSVLDYEIFTPVGK; from the exons ATGCTGCAAGACAGTGGTGTATTCGAGATGCTCACCCTGGCGCAGGAACTTGGCGTAGAGGAGCTTCGAGCTACGTGTGAGGATCATGTGACCTCAACCCTCTCAGTGCTCAATGCTTGTACTTTTCTAGCAGCTGCCATGGAGATTCAAGACAGGCCTGCAG GAGGCAAGGGAGCTAAGACCTTTGTGGACCGTTGCGTCTCTTACATTGGAGAGAATGCCCTGGAGTGTATCAAGACAAATGCTTTCCTCAACTTGCCCAAAGATGCTTTGGTTAAACTCATCTCTTCTGATTGC CTGGCACTGGAGGAGGAGGATGTGTGGCGTGGTGTGCTGGCATGGGCCAAATATGCGGCTGGAGTTACGCAGCCGACAACCCATTGGGCAGAAGAAGAACGGGCCAGGGTATGCCAACATTTGTCCGGGGTCATCAACCATGTGCGACTTCTGCTGATAG ATAGCCAAGTGTTTGCTGAAGAGGTAGAACCGACAGGAGCAGTGCCGATGGAATTATCTCTGGAACGCTATCGCTACGCTGCACTTCCCAACAAGTTCCGTGAGAGATCGGAGGACAAGCGTCTCCAACCAAGAGTATCTCTCAAACTGTTCCCTGGCTCACAGATACTTATACAG GAGAAGACATCTTACCAGCGCCTCCTGAATCAGTGGTACGGCAGCAGCAAACAAGTCTGGCGGCTGGTCTACCGAGCGTCCAGCCACGGCTACTCGGCTGAGGCTTTCCACCGTCAGTGTGATGGTGTGGCCCCCACTTACGTCATTGTCACG GGAGCAAGAGGAGAGGTTTGTGGAGGGTTCAGTGACATGCCCTGGGGCAAGACCAACACCAAGGGTCATTACATTCCCTCGGACCGAGCCTTCCTCTTCACCCTCACCAACAACCAGGATCTCCCGCCCACCAAGTACAACATCATCAAGAAGCCCTTTGCAATCTGCTACCACCCAGA CTGTGGCCCAATATTTGGTGCTGGAGCTGATCTGCTAATAGCCAGCAACTGTAACACCAACATGGACTCCTACTCTAACCTCCCCCACTCCTACGATGGGGAGAACGCCTCCAGCTCTGTCCTCATGGGCGACTACAACTTCAGCGTCCTTGACTATGAGATCTTCACACCGGTTGGGAAGTAG